In one Candidatus Omnitrophota bacterium genomic region, the following are encoded:
- the tuf gene encoding elongation factor Tu — translation MAKEAFVRSKPHVNIGTIGHIDHGKTTLTAAILATLAKKGKAQVKSYADIAKGGTVRDETKTVTIAVAHVEYETEKRHYAHIDCPGHADYIKNMITGAAQMDGAILVVSAVDGPMPQTREHILLARQVNVPSIVVFLNKVDLVEDKELVDLVELEVRELLTKYQFPGDKTPVIRGSALKAMSAPDNPESTKSIFELMEACDTFIPEPKRDIDKPFLMPIEDVFSITGRGTVGTGRVERGQIKVGEEIEIVGIRPTKKSVVTGVEMFRKLLDSGQAGDNIGVLLRGIEKTDLERGQVLAKPGSITPHTKFKAEVYILSKEEGGRHTPFFNGYRPQFYFRTTDVTGVVTLPKEVEMVMPGDNVSFEVVLITPIAMEKELRFAIREGGHTVGAGVVTEVIE, via the coding sequence ATGGCAAAGGAAGCGTTTGTAAGATCTAAGCCGCACGTGAACATCGGCACAATCGGCCATATCGATCACGGCAAGACTACTTTGACGGCAGCAATTTTAGCGACCCTTGCCAAAAAGGGCAAGGCGCAGGTTAAGTCCTACGCCGATATCGCCAAGGGCGGCACCGTCAGGGATGAAACCAAGACCGTTACTATCGCCGTAGCGCACGTTGAATACGAGACCGAGAAGAGGCATTACGCCCATATAGACTGCCCCGGACACGCCGATTACATCAAGAATATGATAACCGGAGCCGCGCAGATGGACGGAGCCATACTTGTGGTATCGGCAGTGGACGGCCCGATGCCCCAGACAAGAGAGCATATCCTCCTGGCCCGCCAGGTCAATGTCCCTTCAATAGTCGTATTCCTCAATAAAGTAGACCTTGTGGAAGACAAGGAACTCGTGGACCTGGTCGAGCTGGAAGTGAGGGAGCTTCTCACCAAGTACCAGTTCCCCGGAGACAAGACCCCCGTGATAAGGGGCAGCGCATTAAAAGCGATGTCGGCGCCCGATAACCCGGAATCCACAAAGAGCATATTCGAGCTCATGGAAGCATGCGATACGTTCATCCCCGAGCCCAAGAGGGACATAGATAAACCCTTCCTCATGCCCATAGAAGACGTCTTCTCGATAACAGGCCGCGGCACAGTAGGAACAGGCCGGGTCGAGAGAGGCCAGATAAAGGTGGGCGAGGAGATCGAGATAGTAGGCATACGCCCCACAAAGAAGTCCGTAGTCACGGGCGTTGAGATGTTCAGGAAGCTGCTCGATTCAGGACAAGCCGGAGACAACATCGGCGTCCTGTTAAGGGGTATCGAGAAGACAGACCTCGAGAGGGGGCAGGTCCTGGCAAAGCCGGGTTCCATCACCCCTCACACCAAGTTCAAGGCAGAGGTATATATATTGAGCAAAGAAGAAGGAGGCCGTCACACGCCCTTCTTTAACGGTTACCGCCCGCAGTTCTACTTCAGGACCACAGACGTCACGGGAGTAGTAACCCTCCCCAAAGAGGTCGAGATGGTCATGCCCGGCGATAACGTAAGCTTCGAAGTAGTTCTGATAACCCCGATAGCCATGGAAAAAGAGTTGAGGTTCGCCATACGTGAAGGCGGACATACTGTTGGCGCAGGGGTCGTAACCGAAGTCATAGAATAG
- the rpsJ gene encoding 30S ribosomal protein S10, producing MAQQEIQKIRIKLLAYDNRLLDLSAQEIVETAKRTGAGVAGPIPLPTRREIFTVLRSPHVDKKSRDQFQIKTHKRILDIINPTAKTIDALKKLDLPAGVYVEIK from the coding sequence ATGGCGCAACAAGAGATTCAAAAAATCAGGATAAAGTTACTTGCTTATGACAACAGGCTATTGGATCTGTCCGCGCAGGAGATAGTGGAGACGGCCAAACGCACCGGTGCCGGTGTTGCCGGACCGATACCTCTCCCGACCAGACGCGAGATATTTACGGTCTTGAGGTCGCCTCATGTGGACAAGAAGTCCAGGGACCAGTTCCAAATAAAGACACATAAGCGGATACTGGATATAATAAACCCGACGGCAAAGACTATCGATGCCTTGAAGAAGCTGGACTTACCGGCCGGCGTTTATGTGGAAATAAAATAG